The Larus michahellis chromosome 8, bLarMic1.1, whole genome shotgun sequence nucleotide sequence CCCTCTGGGCGGCCATGACGGCGGCCAGCACCTCCTGCGTGACACGGTCGAGGTGGTGGAGGAAGCCGCAGGACtgcaggggctgggagcgggtggcgcggtgcggcggcggcggggcgctcTCGAAGAGGGCGGCGCGGATGGCGGCCAGCGGCAGCGGCTCCTCTCCGTGCACCGTGAAGAGCGGCCGGTCCCAGCGGTTGCGGGGGTCGGGGGCCTCGAAGGGCGGCTCGTCGGGGCGGCCCGAGCCGCCGACGCAGTGGAGGAGGCAGCGGGCCGTGCCGGCCTGCCGCGCCGCGCAGTACAGCTCGTAGCGGATGCTCCGCAGCTCGTTACCCGCGTCCACGATCACCACGTCCCGCCGGCTCAGCCGCCGCTCAACCTCGGCCCGCAGCTCCCCCCGGCCGCCCTCCGCCTCGGCGACGACGTGGGCCTGGCACTCCGGGCCGCCCAGCGCCTCCCGCAGCTCCGCCGCCCGCCGGCTCTTCCCACTGCCCGGTCGCCCGCACAGGACCACCAGCGGCAtcctccccgccgcgcccgccccgccgccatgcTGACCCGGATGGCGACGGATACTGCTTCCGATAGGTCACTCACGCCCCTCTCCGTGGTCGCCCGGGCAACCGCGGCCTgcgccggagccgccgcggcAAGAGGCCCCGACCCTCGCCACAGCGGCGCAGGGACACCGGCCTGCGGGGTCCTGCGGTGGCCGCCGGGAACCAGAGACCCAGGGGCTGTCTGAACGCCGGACCCCCACCCTC carries:
- the KTI12 gene encoding protein KTI12 homolog, with the translated sequence MPLVVLCGRPGSGKSRRAAELREALGGPECQAHVVAEAEGGRGELRAEVERRLSRRDVVIVDAGNELRSIRYELYCAARQAGTARCLLHCVGGSGRPDEPPFEAPDPRNRWDRPLFTVHGEEPLPLAAIRAALFESAPPPPHRATRSQPLQSCGFLHHLDRVTQEVLAAVMAAQRDGAQPGEVVRVPGVAEGLVLTRPVSMAELSRLRRQFISYTKMQPSDENLPQLASMFLQYLSRSIQ